CTCCCCTTGTCCCGATTCAATCGACCACAAACATTGAATACAGATATTAACAaacgaataatttataataaaaaaggaGGGAAAAAGTAACTTTTATTGACGATATATGTGTctaaaaagtaggagagagaaataaagaaaaaaaataattatgtgtgaagTACAATGACATTTGATATAAATAATGGATTATATGAGGATATTTGTTATATGTTGACTTTCTATTTTTGAAAGTTGCCTATTGAATTAGGACGTCCGAATAAGAAAacatgacctattgaattgagatgAAGGGAGTAGTATACAAGAACTTATATTGTTTGTTCTATATAATAAAATACTGAAAATTAACATACTACTCCCTTTCCATGAAAATCGTAATCTTATTTCTGTCCATCAAGATTTAGTATTTCATTATTTGAAAATTGCCCCTTATATTATAAACCTCATCACtctcaatatttataaaaactcAACCATTTAACATCAATTTTGATGGGTATCCTTCTTCACTCAACTTTAGTGGTAACTTTCTCCACTCTATACATATCTTTCaatcatttattaaaacttgtgccccTCAAACAACATTATAATTTTGGCAAAAACTTCGTTGAGAATGTATGGGTGAGATAGGTCGGGACGGGCCTGGGTGCGGGTCGGGTCGGATTTGGACGCTGGTAGAGGCGGGCTGGACGCGGGTCACAAGTCTGTTGAAAAATACGGATAATTcgaagtaattattgttgtgatgaaaaataataatcgacatgaagaaatgtaatgtttttgaaacattactttatttatatcaataattatttttttcttacaacaataattacttgatcaaAATAAGTTCACTGCCGTCACGCCCTTTGCCCGCGCCCGCGCCCTTCGTTGCTTTGCCGGCCAACCGCGCTGGGCGCGGGTCATGGACTGtttgaaaaatatgaataatttgaagtaaatattattgtgatgaaaaagtaataatcaacatgaagaaatgtattattttgaaatattacctttttttttatatcaatagttactttttattataacaataattacttgaccacaATAAATACAGCACTGATGCGCCCTTCGCTCCATGCTTGTGCCCTCCACCCGCACTCAATCTCACAGGAGATCGACTCTATAATTTTTCTGGGCTGTCGAAGTATTTCAATATCAGTTAGTTTTCCCACTAGTGTAGCCCTCTTAGGTTCCTTCCtcccatatttatatatatgttgtcTTAGATCACTCCTAAAATAGTTGAGGGGGGATTTAATTAGAGAGAAGAAATGAGTGATGAACAAAGTTCAGGCGATGAACAAATGTTACGCGATGAACTGTTTAAACTGACGATGCGACAGGAATGGGAAGTAGTGGTGAAGAAATACGTCGAAAATACAAATGCTCATACTCTGAAGCTTACGAAATCAGAGGACACAGCCTTCCATATAGCCATCTCCAGTTACAATCCTAAATGCCCCAACCCCAACCTCACTCACCAAAGATGCACCGAGGAAATGTTCTCTTTGATGAAGGAACGTAAATCTCTATGCAACGTGGTGAAGATGGCTAACGTGAGAGGAGACACCCCTCTCCATCTCGCAGCTGCAGTTGGATGGGAGGCTCTCTGCACGCGAATAGCTTCAGCTGATCCCAAGCTCAATGCCAATGGTGAGACACCTTTGTCAGATGATCCCAAGCTCAATGCCAATGGTGAGACACCTTTGTCAGATGATCCCATGCTCATCCAGATCCGCAATGCCAATGGTGAGACACCTTTGTTCATTGCAGCTCATCACGGCAACCTCAACACGTTTCTCGCTCTCCATGACATCTACAAGCCTGATGAGACTCTCTGTAGGAGGAAAGATGGAAATACCATCTTGCACTCTGCCATTTCTGGGGAATACTTAAGTAAGGATTACtttttttatgatatttttaagtcccttaattaattaatttgcatTCTTGCTACAGGATTAGCTTACTCGATATTGGACAAGTACAAGAATCTTCTCAACTCTGTTAATGTTGAAGGAGAAACTCCTCTCCATGTTTTAGCAAGAAAGCCTAACTTGTTCAAGAGCAGCTCCCAACTTGGATTCTATGAATCAGTCATCTACGAATGTAAGAATCCCTATTCATCATGTTT
The genomic region above belongs to Salvia miltiorrhiza cultivar Shanhuang (shh) chromosome 5, IMPLAD_Smil_shh, whole genome shotgun sequence and contains:
- the LOC131025685 gene encoding uncharacterized protein LOC131025685; its protein translation is MSDEQSSGDEQMLRDELFKLTMRQEWEVVVKKYVENTNAHTLKLTKSEDTAFHIAISSYNPKCPNPNLTHQRCTEEMFSLMKERKSLCNVVKMANVRGDTPLHLAAAVGWEALCTRIASADPKLNANGETPLSDDPKLNANGETPLSDDPMLIQIRNANGETPLFIAAHHGNLNTFLALHDIYKPDETLCRRKDGNTILHSAISGEYLRLAYSILDKYKNLLNSVNVEGETPLHVLARKPNLFKSSSQLGFYESVIYEFVFVDDLKKQSKHNPSASQSNGSSKEKFPESYKTCVSIFHLLWDPIYNSYKGKKSTQQPYEEHGVPIYESFLAGCSRSKKQIAPPTVENVEHQIKVEKRKSNFPPNYTTCIKIFKFATTVALTILGIGFLRIRKIHDKKVRHSHAMEIMNRMIESEPNSMRMYPTDVK